The DNA window TGGCCCCTCATTCCCACAGTCTTATTGTTTTTCCACGCCTGTTGATTCATTTCCTTTTGCACTGTCAGTCGTCTCATCTGTAATTTCTTCAGGTGCCTTCTCTGCCTTTGCTTCCGGCACAGCTGCTACCGGCGGAGCCGGTTTTACATACTTCTCCACAAACTCGACTTCCTTCAATCCTATTGTTTCATAGGCTTCGGCAACTATCCTGAGTTTAGCATTGACCCATCTGGGGTCGAGTCTGCACGAATCAGGAAGGACTACTACCGCTCTGTCGCCATCTATTTTAATGTCGAAACCGGAACTGGTGCCATAGTACATTTCCGCAATTGCTTTGAACTTCTCCAGAGGTTCTTCGATCTTGGCGAGGACCCTGTATCTGTACTTCAGCGTGTGTCCAGCGAGAGGATTGTTGAAATCGACCCTGACACGACCTACAGTCACCTGCGTTATTCTTCCCACCCTGTCTCCAATCCTCACATCGACGCCAACTTTTGGCTCAACATTCATCCTTTCGAATTCCCTGACCGAATAGAGCTTTACAAGATTCTGGTCCCTGCTTCCAGCCCCTTCTTCCGGCTTTATCAGCAACTCCACTTCCTGTCCTACCGACGCGGCGCTCATCGATTTTTCGAGTCCTGGAAAGAATCTGTTCTTGCCCACAATCTCAAAAACAGGGCCGTAAACAGTCTTGTCATCGTAAATTTCCTCTTTCTGCGCATTCTCCTTGCTGGTAGTCTGGAATAACTTACCAGTTTCGTTTATCCAAGCATCAAGTTCTATCTGAACAATGTCGCCCGGGCTTATGCGTTTCGAATTATCAGCTTCAGTATCTGCTTTTATCTGGGCGTCTTCTGCCATTCTTTATCACCGGCCGTAATGTGATGGGATTACAGGTGCTGTTTTTAAACCTTTTTGATTGCCCGTCCAGAGCTCCAGACGCCTCCAAGCACGTTTTCAGCCGCTGAAACGCGCGTCTTTCCCAGTGCGTTCGAAGAGTGTCAAATAACATATTTAAGAGTGGATGCGGCTTTTTTTCAGGTGATCGGCATGGGAATAACACACAGAATACTTGCAGCGTCCATTGTTGCGTTTGTACTGGTGTCCGGTACCTCTGTGGCACTGGGGGCGAGCCAGCAGGGCGGCATACACGATAACGGCATGCCCACTGTAACCAGCCATGACAACTCAATAATCGTGTCGAACAGCAAGATGATCGTTCAATTCCAGGGATTCAAGCCAATGCTGCACATATTCTACCGGAACAACAGCAACACCACGGGTTTCACAGTCGACGTCCGCGGGGTCTATGAATTAAACAGCAGCGGTACGCCTGTTGCAGTGCTTTCTACCGTCAGGGCCTTTCCGGATTTCGGTGAAATGAACGGGACTGGCATATTCAACTACAGCAGCGGAGTTTCAATAACATATGATAACGCCTCAAAAATGGTCAACATAACCTTCACTCTGACTTCGGAAGAGTTCTCGCTGGGTCAGATGAATGCAAGCAGAACATTCTTTGGACAGCAGGAACAGAGGACAGGCGACAGCGGTTTAATGCAGCCGATGAGAGCTGTTGGTCCCGGAAGCATTGCAGTGACATTTCATATAAACGAGTCCACGGCGCATGTGAAGTTCGATCTCTCTGTCAACAAATGGACATGGTTAAACAACACGGGTGACAAACTTGCCCTGGTCGTGGCAGTAACGGGTCACCGGACAATTGAGGACAACCGGGGCGATGCTCCCACTTCCACGGGCATTAATGTCGGCGACCGTGGCAATGACAGCTACAGGAGCGCAGATTACTCACAGGCACGAGAGGACAATATATCTGTCATGCAGGGAAGTTTCCTGAAACTTGGTTTCGTCTCTTGGGGCTCCACTGCAAATGCAACATACAGCAACCACACAACAACCCCTGTGAATGTGACCGTGAAAATGTTCAGTCACGGGATTGAAGACGCCGGCATGGCTCACATATGGTTTGTTTTCAACACACCGGCCGGCTGGAACACCAACTACACTAAACTGTCCTACGACCCGGTCGTGGGGCTGAGCGAAACAGCATCTGTATTACCTTCCCCGGGCAGCGTTGCGGGCAGCGTTGCTGCTGCCGGCCTTATAGTCCTCGCGGCTGCCGTTGGAACTGGTGCTATAATTCTCAGGAGATTCCGTCACTGAGCTGCCTCAGATCCGAAGAAACCTCTTATTAAACGCCTTTCCAAATGTTTTTCACGTTACCACTGCTTGACTGCCTGCGTGATTTCGGAAAGATTAAGTTGTACTCAGCTTGTTCGTGCTCCCGGTGAGTCGACGACAAACGAACTGAAGGGGCTGGACGCGATGCTGTCCTCAGACCCGCTGCTGCTCTCGGAACTGGTGATATATGTCTACTACCAGTACAGGCAGCAGCTTTCAGACAAAGAACTGCTGTCTGCAATAGACCACATCCTGGACGGCACATACCAGACTCTTGACGACAACACACTGGAGAAAAATCTGGGAAACAACCTGCTTGGTGACGCAGCCAGGAAGAACTCATTCTCAGCGGACGAAGCAGTTGCAGCGCTCAAATCGCTGGGACAAACGGTTGACCGGGCGGCAGCCTCCGGTCATGAATACCTTGCCGATATGGTGATGCGGAACTACAAGTCATTCCTGCCCCTTCTCATGACGAGCTATTCCGACATGCTTGCGTCCAACAGAACGTTTGCTTCCATACACAACCATTTCGAAGCACAGAGTGAAATATACAGGGCATCCTGTTATATGATACCCGGCACAGGGGAACGTGCAGAGGAGAGATTTGGCACCATCTATTCGTCCCCTGTATACACGGCAATGATGCAGGATTCCGAACTCAGAAACATGGAGTTTCTGCAGTGGTACTGCACCATGTTCGTGATACCCGCAGTCGGGATGCTTCCCCCGGACTGGTACATGGCAACATTCGGCAGGCTGCTCAGCGACAGGGTCAGACCGG is part of the Candidatus Sysuiplasma acidicola genome and encodes:
- a CDS encoding peptidylprolyl isomerase: MAEDAQIKADTEADNSKRISPGDIVQIELDAWINETGKLFQTTSKENAQKEEIYDDKTVYGPVFEIVGKNRFFPGLEKSMSAASVGQEVELLIKPEEGAGSRDQNLVKLYSVREFERMNVEPKVGVDVRIGDRVGRITQVTVGRVRVDFNNPLAGHTLKYRYRVLAKIEEPLEKFKAIAEMYYGTSSGFDIKIDGDRAVVVLPDSCRLDPRWVNAKLRIVAEAYETIGLKEVEFVEKYVKPAPPVAAVPEAKAEKAPEEITDETTDSAKGNESTGVEKQ